A section of the Cutibacterium granulosum genome encodes:
- a CDS encoding magnesium chelatase subunit D family protein, which translates to MTYPFTAIVGQDEARSALLLCAVNPRIGGVLLSGEKGTAKSTVVRGLAELLPSQVMRTLALGATEDRLVGGLDLEATLTSGRPVLQPGLLSEVDGGVLYVDEVNLLDDYLVDLVIDACAGTVRVEREGLKAALASRFVLVGTMNPEEGALRPQLLDRFGLCVEVHGEADPEARAEIIRRRLDHDADPTGFARRWQDDQERQAVAIGRAQRIVDQIALNRTVTELIGSLCRHSHVAGHRADVVMAEATRAHAALAGRRTATEDDVLAISEMVLRHRRRDETPADPPPPRDQHPENHPDPPEDPSHNPDSATEETDPPQNSEQGPDPDVENLHGNDNAATSGGTPGDHAHDDHGSAEDNDPGDDLADGNQQSEGQRDANRDNTQNPSPGSDQVAALGEAFAVRPLEPEQDRLSRRASGRRLRTRSEGRRGRYVSSRPTDRPDDLALDATLRAAAVHQRSRRADPSRPAMAVHVEPGDWRAKVRTGRSASCVILVVDASGSMGSRGRMTASKGAILSLLLDAYVKRDRVCLIGFRRDRAEVLVPVTSSVEVAQRGLAELPVGGRTPLAAGLVTACEVVRPLLLKDPGLRPLLVLVTDGRGNVGLDGKPNSRATDEALKVADEIGADRRLSWVVIDTEDPRGIQLSRANDIATALGGPCLRIDDLRADDLVNVVSQLDPTQPRKDR; encoded by the coding sequence ATGACCTACCCTTTCACCGCCATCGTCGGGCAGGACGAGGCCAGGAGCGCCCTACTGCTGTGCGCCGTCAACCCGCGCATTGGCGGGGTGCTGCTCAGCGGGGAGAAGGGGACGGCCAAGTCGACGGTGGTCCGTGGTCTGGCAGAGCTGCTGCCGAGTCAGGTGATGAGGACGTTGGCCCTGGGCGCCACCGAGGATCGTCTCGTCGGAGGACTCGACCTGGAGGCCACCCTGACGTCGGGCCGGCCAGTACTCCAGCCGGGCCTGCTGAGCGAGGTCGACGGCGGGGTGCTCTACGTCGACGAGGTCAACCTCCTCGACGACTACCTCGTCGACCTCGTCATCGACGCGTGCGCCGGAACCGTCCGGGTCGAGCGCGAGGGGCTGAAAGCTGCCCTGGCAAGCCGTTTCGTCCTGGTCGGAACGATGAACCCGGAGGAGGGAGCGCTGCGACCCCAGCTGCTCGACCGATTCGGACTGTGCGTCGAAGTGCACGGCGAGGCCGACCCGGAGGCCCGTGCAGAGATCATTCGGCGTCGCCTCGACCACGACGCCGACCCGACTGGGTTCGCACGCCGTTGGCAGGACGACCAGGAACGTCAGGCCGTGGCCATCGGCAGGGCACAGCGCATCGTCGACCAGATCGCGCTGAACCGCACCGTCACCGAGCTCATCGGCTCGCTGTGCCGACACAGCCACGTCGCCGGACACCGGGCCGACGTCGTCATGGCAGAGGCCACCCGTGCCCACGCCGCCCTGGCCGGCCGCAGGACTGCCACCGAGGACGACGTGCTGGCGATCAGCGAGATGGTGCTGCGACACCGCCGACGTGACGAGACGCCGGCCGACCCTCCCCCACCGCGAGACCAGCACCCCGAGAACCACCCGGACCCGCCCGAGGACCCCTCCCACAATCCCGATTCCGCCACCGAGGAGACCGATCCACCTCAGAACTCGGAGCAGGGCCCCGACCCAGACGTGGAAAATCTGCACGGGAACGACAATGCTGCCACCTCAGGTGGCACACCGGGCGATCACGCACACGATGACCACGGCAGTGCCGAGGACAACGACCCCGGTGACGACCTGGCGGACGGGAACCAACAGTCCGAGGGCCAGCGTGACGCCAATCGCGACAACACCCAGAACCCATCCCCCGGCAGCGACCAGGTGGCCGCCCTGGGTGAGGCATTCGCCGTGCGCCCCCTGGAACCCGAGCAGGATCGCCTCTCCCGACGGGCCTCGGGGCGACGCCTGCGCACCCGTAGCGAGGGTCGTCGCGGCCGTTACGTCTCGTCCCGCCCCACCGACCGTCCCGACGATCTCGCCCTGGACGCCACCCTGCGTGCCGCCGCGGTGCACCAGAGGTCACGCCGAGCCGACCCGAGTCGTCCCGCGATGGCGGTCCACGTCGAGCCGGGTGACTGGCGGGCCAAGGTGAGGACCGGACGGTCGGCCTCCTGCGTCATCCTCGTCGTCGACGCCTCCGGGTCGATGGGGTCACGGGGCCGGATGACCGCCTCCAAGGGGGCTATCCTCTCCCTGCTGCTCGACGCCTACGTCAAGCGTGACCGGGTCTGCCTCATCGGTTTCCGCCGCGACCGGGCCGAGGTGCTCGTCCCGGTGACCTCCTCGGTGGAGGTGGCCCAACGCGGCCTGGCCGAGCTTCCCGTCGGCGGTCGCACTCCTCTGGCGGCTGGGCTCGTAACGGCCTGCGAGGTCGTCCGGCCCCTGCTGCTCAAGGACCCCGGTCTGCGTCCGCTGTTGGTGCTCGTCACCGACGGACGCGGCAACGTCGGCCTGGACGGCAAACCCAACTCCCGCGCCACCGACGAAGCCCTCAAAGTAGCGGACGAGATCGGCGCCGACCGGCGTCTCAGCTGGGTCGTCATCGATACTGAGGACCCCCGCGGCATCCAACTGTCCAGGGCCAACGACATTGCGACGGCCCTGGGCGGACCCTGCCTGCGCATCGACGACCTACGTGCCGACGACCTCGTGAACGTCGTCTCCCAACTCGACCCGACCCAACCCCGAAAGGACCGCTGA
- a CDS encoding ABC transporter ATP-binding protein, producing MSTRHWLPLATPAQVRREVHRTSKGVRRYFVAAIVVVALGAILDLAVPMATGWIIDAARTRQSPSALLTPALVMGAAVVGSGICNGAAQALTPSFFTTIVTRLREEMIAVGLGLDQQRVEGAGTADLVSRASDDVTAVRDAANGALPRLVNTMIMVIVSVGALASLHPCFFIPVVLAGVLYGLAIREFLRTAQPVYQAERRASTTQSQHILSTIHGLDAVRAFGVEGLRTHTVADGSWQAVRWSLRGRFLGNTLAVRLLVGEAVATIGVAWTGYLLVMTNRVSVGAAATAVLVLLRLFSPVRFLLMFLNNLQAAWVCLQRVVGVICLRPEEPAASEQAMPTTHAHAGAEGRGHDGSETTEHGWPAAPEETRGESIHRDHGTHDPALLRLGQAREGDRCPIEPPLPQQHSRGSASVRVEQVSFGYQNGPDVLHRVNLEIPAGHTTVLVGESGAGKSTLAALVAGLLEPRSGRIAMTPALARTVLVSQEIHIFSGTLLDDVALGLPVQAEDWPDERVREAVLDALSRVGADWVDDLPEGLDTVVGRLGTRLSPARAQQVALARALLADPPIIILDEATAEAGSSGAAVLDRAAAEVVTGRTALVVAHRLSQVAMADEVAVMDGGRIVEVGPPEQLRCGDGRFAQLWQMWSNQRRV from the coding sequence ATGAGCACCCGGCACTGGTTGCCACTGGCCACCCCCGCGCAGGTCCGTCGAGAGGTCCACCGGACCTCGAAGGGGGTGCGCAGATACTTCGTCGCCGCCATCGTCGTGGTGGCGCTGGGAGCCATCCTCGATCTGGCGGTGCCGATGGCCACTGGGTGGATCATCGATGCTGCGCGCACCCGCCAATCGCCGTCCGCGCTGCTCACACCGGCCTTGGTGATGGGGGCTGCAGTCGTCGGTTCGGGGATCTGCAACGGCGCCGCCCAGGCGCTCACGCCGTCCTTCTTCACGACCATCGTCACCCGCCTGCGGGAGGAGATGATTGCGGTCGGGCTGGGGCTGGACCAGCAGCGGGTGGAGGGGGCCGGCACCGCCGACCTCGTCTCGCGAGCCTCCGACGACGTCACTGCGGTGCGGGATGCCGCCAACGGGGCGCTGCCACGGCTCGTCAACACCATGATCATGGTGATCGTGTCGGTGGGGGCGCTGGCAAGCCTGCATCCGTGCTTCTTCATTCCCGTGGTGCTCGCTGGGGTGCTCTACGGGTTGGCGATCCGGGAGTTCCTGCGCACTGCGCAGCCGGTGTACCAGGCGGAGAGACGAGCCTCGACGACCCAGTCGCAACACATCCTGTCGACGATCCACGGGCTGGACGCGGTGCGCGCCTTCGGCGTGGAGGGCCTGCGCACGCACACGGTGGCCGACGGGTCGTGGCAGGCCGTGCGATGGAGTCTGCGTGGGCGATTCCTCGGCAACACCTTGGCGGTGCGACTTCTCGTCGGGGAGGCAGTGGCCACCATCGGCGTCGCCTGGACGGGGTATCTGCTCGTCATGACGAATCGGGTGAGCGTCGGCGCGGCTGCGACGGCGGTCCTGGTGCTGCTCCGATTGTTCTCCCCGGTGCGGTTCCTGCTGATGTTCCTCAACAATCTGCAGGCCGCCTGGGTGTGTCTGCAGCGGGTGGTCGGGGTGATCTGTCTGCGTCCCGAGGAGCCTGCGGCCTCGGAACAGGCCATGCCCACGACGCATGCTCATGCTGGGGCCGAAGGGCGAGGGCATGATGGGTCCGAGACGACGGAACATGGCTGGCCTGCAGCACCGGAGGAGACCCGAGGGGAATCGATCCACCGCGATCACGGCACTCACGACCCAGCCCTGCTGAGGCTGGGACAGGCCCGCGAAGGTGATCGTTGCCCGATCGAGCCGCCTCTCCCGCAGCAGCACTCGCGAGGGTCGGCGTCGGTGCGGGTGGAGCAGGTGAGCTTCGGTTATCAGAACGGTCCAGACGTCCTGCACCGGGTGAATCTGGAGATTCCGGCCGGTCACACGACGGTGCTCGTCGGGGAGTCGGGGGCGGGCAAGTCCACACTGGCTGCTCTGGTGGCCGGTCTGTTGGAGCCTCGGTCGGGCAGGATCGCCATGACGCCTGCCTTGGCCCGGACGGTGCTCGTCAGTCAGGAGATCCACATCTTCTCGGGCACCTTGCTCGACGACGTGGCGCTGGGCCTGCCGGTCCAGGCCGAGGACTGGCCCGACGAACGGGTGCGCGAGGCCGTCCTGGACGCCCTGTCCAGGGTCGGTGCCGATTGGGTCGATGATCTTCCCGAGGGTCTCGACACCGTGGTGGGTCGCTTGGGGACGCGATTGTCACCGGCGCGAGCCCAGCAGGTCGCGCTGGCTCGTGCCCTGCTGGCAGATCCTCCGATCATCATCCTCGATGAGGCCACCGCGGAGGCGGGAAGCTCCGGTGCGGCCGTCCTGGACCGGGCTGCCGCCGAGGTCGTGACCGGCCGGACTGCGCTGGTCGTGGCCCACCGCTTGTCCCAGGTGGCGATGGCAGACGAGGTCGCGGTGATGGATGGTGGCCGGATCGTTGAGGTCGGGCCCCCCGAGCAGCTGCGTTGCGGTGACGGCCGGTTCGCCCAGCTGTGGCAAATGTGGTCGAACCAGAGGCGCGTGTAA
- a CDS encoding ATP-binding protein has translation MAQRPVYPFCAIVGQEEMKLALILASISPDLSGVLIRGEKGTAKSTAVRGLAALLPEHQEVPGAYHLSPEEYPVHAAELGVPETMPEPRTVRVPVVELPVGATEDRVTGTLDMETALREGRRRFEPGLLAAAHRAILYVDEVNLLDDHVVDLLLDSAAMGVNTVEREGISVTHPARFTLVGTMNPEEGELRPQLLDRFGLCVTVGGEDDLDQRVEVIRRRLAFEDDPAGFTRTWEEASHEMSERITRASGLVDQVVIDDDTLMTVSHTCLNAHVDGHRADIMMVRAARTLAAWQARTQISTDDLAQAARLVLPHRMRRRPLESVGSPDPTTPWEQRS, from the coding sequence ATGGCACAACGCCCCGTCTACCCCTTCTGCGCCATCGTCGGACAGGAGGAGATGAAGCTGGCCCTCATCCTCGCCTCGATCAGCCCCGATCTGTCCGGGGTGCTCATCCGCGGCGAGAAAGGAACCGCGAAGTCCACGGCGGTACGTGGCCTGGCAGCCCTGCTCCCGGAGCACCAGGAGGTTCCCGGGGCCTACCACCTGTCCCCCGAGGAGTATCCGGTCCACGCTGCCGAGCTCGGAGTGCCCGAGACCATGCCCGAGCCGCGCACCGTCCGGGTGCCCGTGGTCGAGCTGCCGGTGGGAGCCACCGAGGACCGCGTCACCGGAACCCTCGACATGGAGACGGCCCTGCGGGAGGGACGACGTCGCTTCGAGCCCGGTCTGTTGGCTGCGGCGCACCGGGCGATCCTCTACGTCGACGAGGTGAACCTGCTCGATGATCACGTCGTCGACCTGCTGCTGGACTCCGCCGCGATGGGCGTCAACACCGTCGAGCGGGAGGGAATCAGTGTCACCCATCCGGCGAGATTCACCTTGGTCGGTACCATGAATCCCGAGGAGGGCGAGCTGCGCCCCCAACTGCTCGACCGGTTCGGACTGTGTGTCACCGTCGGCGGGGAGGACGATCTCGACCAGCGTGTCGAGGTCATCCGGCGCCGGCTGGCCTTCGAGGACGACCCGGCAGGATTCACACGTACGTGGGAGGAAGCCAGCCACGAGATGAGTGAACGAATCACACGAGCCAGTGGCCTCGTCGACCAGGTGGTCATTGACGACGACACCCTCATGACGGTGTCGCACACCTGCCTCAACGCCCACGTCGACGGTCACCGTGCCGACATCATGATGGTACGGGCGGCACGCACCCTGGCGGCCTGGCAGGCACGCACCCAGATCTCCACCGACGACCTCGCCCAGGCAGCCCGGCTGGTGCTGCCGCACCGTATGAGACGGCGTCCCCTGGAGTCCGTGGGGTCACCGGATCCGACAACTCCCTGGGAGCAGAGGAGCTGA
- a CDS encoding YhgE/Pip domain-containing protein — translation MMTERSHSTIRLRWPAVVALILVPLLVVAGLVGTTWRTTDRLDQVKAAVVNKDKAVKVRGQVVPMGRQLTAELVDSGSPATDGHTVDWTLTDADGAARGLRDGTYSVVVTIPESFSADATSYSANDATKARPALIDITTSQTSPVSDTTIAALTAQVARRSLNTTLTSGYLENVYIGFNQFAQRMGTMADAAAKLDDGATKLADGTKTSAAGARTLATGMTKLSGGARQLQANGGTLTDGVSQLSGGLSALSDKGKQLSDGANVLASGVATYTDGTGKVVDGIGQLSAGLTTMDQKVSAATGKIDTSQLNQLTDGASQLADGIDQFTDGLVGYRTEIRQYASGEKTAELKKESLSKGEADFMARCTQRHTAQDCQNLLPLVREAMTDGYALGVRAGSAVAVKAMSVKDPNSGMSIDDGIDQLADGSSQLSQGVDKFTVEIRTGLPKVVGQVAQLRDGIHQIATGAQTLAAKSQQLKGSGAKLSAGAVTFANGVDAYTGGVSKAAASTSKLEQGVNQYVGGVNHLSDGVRKASAGVDTFASGMTKLNGGAQRLTDGTGTFSGELAAGAKKVPTYSQNDRTKLADVVSAPVNGDGPAIATSVAAVAVLLILGAWIAALATWLVARTIPSGALSSARSTLGLLARTMSVGVIVTVAVSIGLTVIGGVVLGLSVPRSIGLGGLLVLIGAMFGLINHALAAWLHGLGRLISVVLVTASVAAGLASTVPAPVHGVDAISPLRPALQAEQAVVAGNNPSFGSLLAVVIWAVAALIASLLAVGRRRQTSARELLTASEA, via the coding sequence ATGATGACCGAACGTTCCCACTCCACGATCAGGTTGCGGTGGCCGGCGGTGGTTGCCCTGATCCTCGTACCACTGTTGGTGGTGGCTGGTCTGGTTGGCACGACCTGGCGGACCACTGACCGGCTGGATCAGGTGAAGGCGGCGGTCGTCAACAAGGACAAGGCCGTCAAGGTCCGTGGACAGGTGGTTCCCATGGGACGCCAGCTCACCGCGGAACTGGTCGATTCCGGCTCTCCTGCCACCGACGGACACACCGTCGACTGGACCTTGACCGACGCTGACGGGGCGGCCAGGGGATTGCGAGATGGCACGTACTCGGTGGTCGTGACGATCCCGGAGTCCTTCTCGGCCGACGCCACCTCCTACTCGGCCAATGACGCCACCAAGGCCAGGCCGGCCCTCATCGACATCACCACCTCCCAGACCTCACCGGTCTCCGACACCACCATCGCGGCCCTCACTGCCCAGGTGGCGCGACGTTCCCTCAACACCACCCTGACCTCGGGGTATCTCGAGAACGTCTACATCGGCTTCAACCAGTTCGCCCAGCGGATGGGCACGATGGCCGACGCCGCCGCCAAGCTCGATGACGGGGCGACGAAACTTGCCGATGGCACGAAGACGTCAGCCGCCGGAGCGAGGACCCTGGCCACCGGCATGACGAAGCTCAGTGGTGGAGCCCGGCAGTTGCAGGCCAACGGGGGCACGCTCACTGACGGCGTCTCCCAGCTCTCGGGTGGCCTCAGCGCTCTGTCCGACAAGGGCAAACAGCTCAGTGACGGTGCGAATGTGCTGGCCAGCGGGGTGGCGACCTACACCGATGGCACCGGCAAGGTCGTCGACGGAATCGGTCAGCTGTCCGCTGGCCTGACGACGATGGACCAGAAGGTCAGCGCGGCCACCGGCAAGATCGACACCTCCCAGCTCAACCAACTCACCGACGGGGCAAGCCAATTAGCGGACGGCATCGACCAATTCACCGATGGCCTGGTCGGATATCGCACCGAGATTCGTCAGTACGCCTCCGGGGAGAAGACCGCCGAACTCAAGAAGGAGTCCTTGTCCAAGGGTGAGGCGGACTTCATGGCACGCTGCACCCAGAGGCACACCGCACAGGATTGTCAGAACCTGCTGCCTCTCGTCCGCGAGGCCATGACCGACGGGTACGCCCTCGGGGTGAGGGCTGGATCGGCGGTGGCCGTCAAGGCGATGTCCGTCAAGGACCCCAACTCCGGCATGAGCATCGACGACGGCATCGACCAGCTGGCTGACGGCTCCTCGCAGCTGTCCCAGGGTGTCGACAAGTTCACGGTCGAGATACGTACCGGACTGCCCAAGGTGGTCGGCCAGGTCGCCCAGCTGCGAGATGGCATCCATCAGATCGCCACTGGCGCCCAGACCTTGGCCGCCAAGTCCCAGCAACTCAAGGGAAGCGGGGCCAAGCTCTCCGCGGGGGCTGTGACCTTCGCCAATGGTGTTGACGCCTACACCGGCGGGGTCTCCAAGGCGGCCGCCTCGACCTCGAAGCTCGAGCAGGGAGTCAATCAGTACGTCGGCGGTGTGAATCACCTCTCTGACGGGGTGAGGAAGGCTTCCGCGGGGGTCGACACCTTTGCGTCCGGGATGACGAAACTCAATGGTGGGGCCCAGAGACTCACCGACGGCACTGGCACGTTCTCCGGTGAGCTTGCGGCCGGGGCCAAGAAGGTGCCGACCTACTCTCAGAATGACCGCACCAAGCTGGCTGACGTCGTGTCCGCTCCCGTCAATGGGGATGGGCCTGCCATTGCGACCTCGGTGGCCGCGGTGGCGGTTCTGCTCATCCTTGGTGCCTGGATCGCTGCTCTGGCGACCTGGCTGGTGGCTCGCACGATCCCCTCGGGGGCGCTGAGTTCCGCGCGCTCGACCCTGGGACTGCTGGCCCGGACGATGTCGGTCGGCGTCATCGTGACCGTCGCGGTGAGTATTGGCCTGACGGTCATCGGCGGGGTGGTGTTGGGTCTCTCGGTACCACGGTCGATCGGATTGGGAGGATTGCTGGTCCTCATCGGGGCGATGTTCGGCCTGATCAACCACGCCCTGGCCGCTTGGTTGCATGGCCTGGGGCGGCTCATCAGCGTCGTCCTGGTGACGGCGAGTGTTGCTGCCGGGCTGGCGAGCACCGTCCCCGCCCCGGTGCACGGGGTCGACGCCATCTCCCCGCTGCGACCTGCTTTGCAGGCGGAGCAGGCTGTGGTGGCCGGGAACAATCCCAGCTTCGGGTCCCTGCTGGCCGTTGTCATATGGGCGGTGGCGGCCCTCATCGCCAGTCTGCTCGCAGTGGGGCGACGGCGTCAGACCAGTGCCAGGGAACTGCTGACCGCCAGCGAAGCCTGA